The Chroicocephalus ridibundus chromosome Z, bChrRid1.1, whole genome shotgun sequence sequence tctcctcaaggctgctctcaagccattctctgcccagcctgtatttgtgcctgggattggcCCAAGGTAAGGTTGTCTTCAGGTCTTGGAGCAGTGGTTCTCAACCAAACTGTCAGGTGATGATGCAGCTGGAGTACAGCTGAGCCTCACTTTCTCTATCTTTAAAATGGAGATTGTCACCCTGAGGTTTAGCTAATGTTTAAGAAGCACTTGGAGAACTCTGGCTAGGGAATGTTGCATTTAGTGCACAGGCCCATGAGTTGCACCTTTGTGTCAGGGGGTAGAATGGGATCCAGAAATCCTGATCGCGCAGACCTGCCTCAGCCCAAAATGCTGTGGCTTTTGACTCGTAGGACTGCTTTAATTTTTGCTGCTGGAAGGAGCAACTTGCCCTGCTGCATCTGAGAGTGCAGTGTATATCGTGTTGTATTTACTGTATCCTTCAGGGACGaatcccctctttttttccttaaaagtagGAGATTGCTCACACAACGTGATGCAATAGACGAGTACCAACTAGGAGCAGCCTGAAATGTGTTCCTGTTGAGAACATTCCTTCTGAATTGTGTTTTATCAAGATCCCTGAAGGCACTTGTCGTGATCTGGAATCAGCCATCGTTCACCGGGGACCTGAGCAAGATCAGTCCACACTGTCTCGGGGCTCTgaattttcagtttggttttaaaGCATCCGTTGCCTTGGTCCCTGGCTCAGTTGTTACAGCTCTGTATTAGCACTTAAGTTTTGCTCAGATGCTTTTGTGGGCTTCAACCTGTGGTGCAGGCAGGCTTGGTGGGGATATGTCCTCTCCCACCTGAGCTGTTTGGGCCCCTGCCCAGGTAGGGTTTGACCTTTCTTATCCCGGTGACAGGTCCTTGGTGGATCACCTGGGGAATGACACTCTTCTTCTGGTGGCTGGGGACCATGGCATGACAGAGACCGGGGACCATGGTGGTGACAGTGAGAAGGAAGTGAATGCAGCGCTGTTTGTGTACAGCAAAACACCCCTCTTTGGCACTGGCCCTCCAGAGGTGAGAAGAAGCTGGTCCTTAGTTGTCGCTGTCTTAGGTGGTGTCCATGCTgaaaactgcatcctggggttaCAGAAAGTAATGGTTCGATTGGGATTTTTTAGATTGAGAGGGGTGAGGAGTCTGTCACCTTTCCCGAGAGAAGAGTGGAAAGGCTGACACAGGATGCAGGTGACTGAAGTGTGTGGGACCCATGTTGAAGCCCCTCCAGGTGTGAAGGGGTTTTGAGTGGGGCTGGGTGAGCTGTTAGACAGCCAGGGCCAGACCCAAGgacctgcagctcctggcaggcATCCTTCCCTCCGCAGGGTGCTTAGGGAGAGCTGAGCTGTGCTTCTGCCTTCCCCTGTGTTTTCCCACTCCTGGCTTCCCCAGATTCCCCTCTGAATAGGGATGTCTTCCCCACCATCCTCTAGCCCGAGTGAAAAGACGTGTTGCTGTGTTCTATCTGAATTTCTGATTCCTCCCCTGTCTCTCCAGGAGCCTGAGGCCGTTCCCCAGGTGAACCTGGTGCCCACCGTGGCCCTGCTGCTGGGTGTGCCCATCCCCTACAGTAACATCGGCGAGGTGATGGCTGAGCTGTTCTCTGGGGATGGCGACGCTGTGTCTGCAGCCTTGCAACAGCTCTCGGTCTATCACATCAATGCCAAGCAGGTATGGCCTGTGGTAGGCCTCCCCATTGAActagagagaaggagaaagagatttttaagcagaaaattcTTCTGTTTGGTGGAGGTGGGGCGGTGACATGGTGGTGTCTTCATGGGGAACTTATTTTGAAGACTCCTTGCAGTGTTTGCTCCAGTAAAAGGCAGCACTGTTTTCTCAAAAGAGAAGTGGGAGATTCCTCTTTGGTGCTTGGTGGTGAGTGCTGTGGTGTGGAAAATAATAGCTGGGAAGGTGGCATTCACTTCAGGATAAGGGTTGGTCCCAGGCGTTCAGAGGTGGATTTGGTAACTGGGGAGGCTGGTTCCTCAAGACGACTAGGGGTAAGTCTCCTTAACAGAGGTTCAAGTGTACAAATGGATGTTTTGATGGTGCTTCggttttgaaggagaaaatgttAGCTAAAAAGCTAGAAGTAAATGGTAGAAGGAGAACCATAGTGAAGGGGTAAATAAAAGAAACACCGTGTAACATGTGACAGTAAAGTGGGATAGAGAAGGAACAGTTTACACCAAGCACAACAAAATACAGAACCCCAAGAGCTGAATGTCAAAATTTCAATGAGAGCGATTATACCAGGTATAAAAGAAGCGCAGGCAATGGAGCAGCCCATATACCAGGGTAAGCCAAAGCCTCTTTGGAGGACATGAGGGCCCTCTGTTGCGGCTCTGGGCATGCTACAGAAGCAGATTTGCTGCATGCATCGCAAGTTGTGTGTCTCAGCTTAGTGCCAGCCTGCCTCTGAGGGACCCCTGGATTGCTAGGAACACAAGAATAACTCCTCCAGCCCCCACGCAGCTCCTCGGTATGCCAGTTGTACAGCAGTGGTGCAAgtcagtgaggagctggagaggatgTGATCAGTGATGGGAAGACAGAAATATTCAGCCTCTCTGCTCTGTATTTATAGAGCACCAGAGTGCTTTGTCATTTGAAGATGATAGTGTACGTTACTGTCCATTAGGCACTGAGGATATCGATCATCATCTGTTAGGGATTAGCGTTATTCAGTCCTGCCTGTTTAAATATTTGCACTCATTTGTCTGAGGAGGTGTCTGGCTGAGATCatgttggttttgaagaaggtTTTGCATACCAGGGAGGTCGTGCTGGCCTGCGAGAGAGCTGGTGCCTATATTTGCCATTCATGGGCAGGAACAGGCTGATTCTGCCAGTGCTCTGAGGCAGCTGGAAGGCATGCTAAGGTATTGGTGTTTTTTGGGGCTTGAGCAGATCtatgctgctgagcagctggatgTTTGTACGGCTGTTCTGCACTGGTAATGCCCTTATGAAACTCTTTTTATGACTTTGGCATCATAGCTGCCTCTGTTCCTGTCTTCCTAAGCTCTCCTTAGCCTATGGTACAGTGGGTTAACGTGCCTGGATTGAAGAAGAGGGAACGGTTTGATGTGATCCACTATAAGCTCTTTAATTTGATGTCTGTCCTCAGACAAGCAATGTCAATTTAACGTCAGGTGCAGATTAATAGCTAGTAATGACTCAAAGTTCTGGGGGAAGTTTACCTTATTGTTACCAAAGGCCCTGCATAAAAGCCCTTAGTGATGCCCAACACTACCAGAGGTGCACCTGCAGGTGAAGAACTCAGAGGAGTCACTGTGGCTGTCGGGATAGGTATGTCACTTGAGAGGGATGTCGCTTTGGCAGAGGGATTGTGTTTCCTGCCAGTCACATCCTGCATTTGGGTGACCAGCCCTGGCTGATGTAGCTGGTCTgtctggcaggggttggcagacTGGGGCTGTTTCCATTTTGAAGGGACTGTGTGAGGCAGTGAACCCCATtcccagtggtcccagtgctGCTGTCTGACCCTGTGTCCCCTCTCCCATAGGTGGACCGCTTCCTGCACTCATACTCGCTGGTGGCTCAGGacctgccagcagagcagctccagcgCCTGCAGGAGCTCTTCTCCAGCGCCGTGGAGGAGCACACTCAGCTCTTGTCCCAGGTGCAGGGAGCGACGCTGTtgcctccagagctggagtccAGACTGGGAAGCCTCATCGGTCGCTTCCAGCTCTACCTGCGGGAGGCACGGGCTGTGTGCACCCAGTCCTGGGCCCGGTTCCATCCCCTGCGTATGGTGGGGGGCTGCATCCTCATTGCTGCTTCCTGCTTGCTCTGCTATGTGGCCTCAGAGCTGGCCGCAGCGTCGGACTCTTTCTATCGCAGCTGCCTCCTGTATCCTCTGCTTTGGGGCCTTATGGTGGCTGTTCTGCTCGGGCTGGCCCGTGTGTTCACCCAGGAGGGGCTGGATCTCCTTCTGGTGTCATCATgggcagctgcagcttctcagctGGGTTTTTTCTGGCACTGGTGGGGCCGGCATCCCAAGCGAACCCGTTTGGTGGGCAGTCAGCCACCCTTGGCCAGCGTTAGTCTGAGGCAGAGGCTGCGAGCGTGGCTGGGGCTGGCCTTCCCCATGAGCATTCTGCTCTTCCGCTGTGGAGCTATGTTCTCTGATAGCTTTGTGGTGGCTGAGGCCCGGGTGGCCCCGTTCCTGCTGGCCTCACTGGTGTTGTTGCTAGTAGGGAAGCTCCACTGGGACGGTCGCCTGACTGTGCCAGAAGGCCCCAAGCAGCAGCTCCTTGGCTTTTCTTCTTACAGAAGAGAGATCTGGTACCTGCTGTGCCTTGTGGCCATGCTCCTCATCTGCGTGCGCCTCTCCGGTTTCTTCCACCAGTGCCGTGAAGAAATCCCTCAGTGCCGGCCCTCTCTTTTCCTGTCCCCCCTTGCCAGCCTGAGAAACACACGGGCCAAGAACCTCTTCTACCTCCTTTGTGTGGCTTTGCTGGCTGGGCTGGTCTACGCAGTACGGAGCTGGCTGCGACACTACGGCAACCTGAACAGCTCAGACCCCCTTGTGCTCTTTGTGCGCTGGGGTTTCCCACTGGTGGTCCTCTGCATTGCCTGCTACTGGGCCGTTGCCTCCAGTGCTGACGACTCTCTCGGcaagctgcaggagctggtgcaGGTGGCAGTTGTTGCCTTTCCATGGGCTGTATACGGACTAGCATCCAtggggctgctgctccttctATGCAACCCCATGACAGTGTTCGCAAAGGACACACGGGAGTCGGCAGGATCCATCGTCACTCCCTACCTGGGGGTTCCCAGCTCTGAAGTTGACTTCCTCCACGTCATCCCTCAGATCTACAAGAGGATGCAGGAGTCTCAGAAGAGCCGCCTGGAGCGGGGCAGCTGCAAGGCCACCGTTGCAGCGTACGGGCTGGGCAGTGTGTACTCAGCAGCCCTGGTCATAGCACTCACCCTGCTGGGCTTCCTCTTGATGCTTCTGCACAGTGAGCGGCTGAGTCTCGCCTTTGTTCTCCTCTTCCTGGAGGCCTTCGTGCTGCTGCACATCCACATGCGTGCCAGAGGCCTTGCTGGAGATGCTGGTGAGTCTGGGCTCAGTAGAGCATCCTCTGGATATGCAGCCTGGGCCATATCTGCAGCAACCTTGTCTTATTTCCAGTGGGAGAAGCAGGGCCCAGTCCCTGGTCTTGGGGAATGGTGGTGCACTGATCCTCAGGGAATCCTCCTAGGTTTTTTAGAGCTGCTTAAATCCTCTAGTAGGAGAGAGATGTGTGCAGCAGTGTTCTAACATTGGGTGAGGAGGAGCTCCTTGTGTTAGGGAAGGGGGCTCTACACTCATTCTTTCTTCCCATGGTGTGAGGAGCCACCAAACCCCACTGCTGCTGACAAAGTCCAGTagcaggacaggcagcagagGGAATCTGTAGTGGGAGCCTGACTGGTTTCTGTGTCTCAAAAGAAAGAGAGTGGAGAGGGAACCTGGAAGAAAAGTcaataggctttttttttgaCCATGGATCTGTCTTATTCCTCAATgatgatctctctctctctctttctttaatttttttgtctctcAGAGCCTTTTTCGGTGCCCTGGTACGCAGTCATCTCCTGGCTCCTTGCTGCTTCCCAGTTCTTCTATTCCACAGGCCACCAGCCCATCTTCCCGGCCATCCACTGGAATGCAGCCTTTGTGGGCTTCCACCTTGACCACAGCACGAACCTCCTGCCTGCTGTCCTAGTGGGCGCCAACACCTTTGCCTCCCATATCCTCTTTGCAGGTAAATCAGTTTCTTCCTGGGCTGTTGAGCCTGAGCAGACATGACTCACTGCTTTGCCTTGTCCGGAGGCCTGCAGGCTGAGCACGAGGCGATGAAGGCTCCAGCACCAGCTGAACAGCAGCGTCCTCACTGTCCCCTTctggggccccagagctgcccGTGGCCTGCAGCCTCCATGCAGTTGTGCCTGACCAGCAAACTGGAGCTGGGGTATACGCTTCCTGCACGTCCAGGGCATGATGGCAGAGCCTAGACTGCTCCTCACCTCCTGGGCTCCAGTAACTTCATGTGCCTTTATCCTTGAGGTAGTCGgctgccctctgctcctgctttggccctttgtgtGTGAGATGCCCAGCTCGCAGAAGAGGAAGCCCAAGAAGGAGCCCCGGGAGGACCTGCAGGAGGTGGAGGAGCACATGATGGAGATGAGGCTGCGGGAGTCCCCGGAGAagttctctgctgctctgctgcagctggggctgaaGTACCTCTTTGTCCTTGGGACACAGGTacgggcagaggctgggggaaggCTGTCTAAGAGGAAACTGGTGTCCTCTGAGAACCTTGGTGCACTCTGATGAGAGAAAGGGGTCAGCCAGGGCACAGACAGGCCCAGCGGTGATATATCTGGTTGCTGGTGAAAGAGGAGCTGCACAGGTCCTCTTCTTGGTCCATTTGCTCTGTGCTTGGGAAGGGCTCCAGCACGGAAGGCACAGTACGGATTAGGCTGCTTTTCATACCCATCTGCCCAGAATGGGAATGTCTGTTCAGAAGCTGCAGGGGTCTAATCCTGCTCCCGCTCTTCCTGACCATGCCTTTCTATTTTGCACCATCTCTGGTTTTCATCTGGTCCTGTGCTGTGGTGGTGTAGGAGCTAAACACCAGAAATCTAATCCCATAAAAGAAGTGAATAGTTTTCTGGGGTTTAGCCCTTGAAATCATTCTCCTGTGTGGTCAGACCAGAGACAGTGCAACGGAGGGGACAGGCCCTGCATCAGGAGAGTGGAGTTGCCCCTCTCAGTGAAGTATTAGGTCAGGGTAGCCACAGTGTGAGCCCTCCCTTGTGctctcccagcctggccccaggagGGCCCACCTGTACCCCAAGCTGCTTGTGTTTCCTGACTTGAGGGCATGATGGAAGGGAATCCTCTTTGGCATGCTTATTTCTGGTGAGTGCTGTACCAGCTCTCAGGTGTATGCAGTTTAGTagaactgtagaatcatagaatggtttaggctggaaggcaccttaaagatcatctagttccagccccctgccatgggcagggacacctcccagtaggccaggttgctcaaagccccatctaacctcatcttgaacacctccagagatggggcatccacagcttctctgggcaacctgttccagtgtctcaccaccctcacagtaaagaatttcttcctgatgtctaatctaaatctatccttttccagtttgaagccttTACCCCTCCTCTAGTACCACCTTCAGATGTGAACCTAGTGCCCAGGAGGTCTCTCCAGAATCATTTGTAACTTGTTTTTCCTGATCTCCCCCACAGCTTCTGGCCTGTGTTTGTGCAGCTATGATCCTCAGGAGGCACCTCATGGTCTGGAAGGTCTTTGCCCCAAAGTAAGTCCCAGGAGTTGCTCTGATGCTGGGTTAGGGCTCATATCCCTGACATCTTGACTGGAGTTCATGGACAGTAATATTAGAAGAGACTCTGTGATTGGTCTTCTGACATCTTACCTAGCAGAGGCTGTAGGACTGTCCTTAACTAATTTGTGCTCCAAATTCAGAAGCTAGATTTGAGCTAGAGCCTAGAAATTTCTCCTTATCTTGATTTTCGAAGGACACACAGAGCCCACCTGGAAGCTAAGAATATCCAGGGCAGAGCCAAAGGTGGGGATACCAGACCAGAAATGGTAAACCCAGAAGTTCTAAACTAAGCAAACCTTTGGGCTAGTAGGAGTGTGGGGTGGCCTTGGCCTCTGAGGCATTCAAAATCCCACCTGGGTGTTGTCCTGAACAGCCTCTGAACAGTGGCATGCTTGGCTTCCAggttgcaggcagcagctgctggggtgtGAATATAATTCAGGTTTTAGGATCTGGGGTGCTGCCAGCCTCTCACTGTCAGGAAAGTCAGTGTGCTGGGAGTGGGGCAGCAGCCTGTCTTTGCAGGCACGCTGACTGGGATATCCTGACTGCGTCTGTTGTGCCTGCAGGTTTCTCTTTGAGTCGCTGGGCTTCGTGGTGAGCAGCATCTGCCTCCTGCTGGGGATCTCCCTGGTGATGCGTGTGGACTGTGCTGTCAGCACCTGGTTCAGCCACCTTCAGCTCAGGTAGCGTTGGAGATGTGGGGAACCTGACCTGCTCGCTGGCTGAGGCTGTGGTTGTCTccttgcctccctggggccaggagggATACACGAGCCACCAGCAACGAGTGCCTGCCGACAGCAGTCAGGGATtatccccagctccctgcctcagCACTGCACGAAAGGACCGGAGCCAACTGTTCCCCACTCACTGCAGTGGTGTTTCTCAGCAGTGGAGGTCAGAGCTCTTGCTGGGCTTCTGTCGGTGGCAGGAGAACTCTGCTGCAGGAGCCCAAGACTCAAGAGTCCTGAAGTACTCCTCTGGAGAAACACCAACTGGGGATCTTGCTGCTACTTTCCTGACAACTGTCCCCACTATGCAGCTGGTCAGCTTCAGTGGCCAGCGAGGTGTCCCCTTGCCCGTGCAGAGACAGTGACTAACGGGAAAGggcctgctgaggaggggagggaagggaggagagaggagagggaaggtcTTGCAGCCACGACTTGTCTTTGTGCTCAGTTTTCAACGCTGGAATCAAAGTGCACGTGGTTACACATGCAGATGGTTCCTGGGGTCTCAGTGGCAGCTGCTCCTCTGTAAAGTCAGTTGGCTGCTGTGTAGTGAGGCCCCTCCTGCCCTACACTCACTCCCGTTTTCCTGGTCCTCCTCACCCCTACGAAGGGCCCCCCTGCAAAGGGGAGCAGGCTGGGCTGCCTCGTCCAGCCTGAAACAGGCTTAGTTTGTTGGGGGGATGGTAGTAGGGAGAACTGTGTCCATGACCAAGAAACTCTCCACTCGTGGTCTAATCCTGTCAGTGTCCCCGTAGGCTGGGCTGTAGCAGCTGAAGATCTCAGTCTCTTCCTGAGAAGGTCCTGCTGCATGCCAGCTGTTAATTGTGAACAGTTAAGATGCAGCAGGATGTAGTGACAGAGCACTGGTGCATCCCCATACTGCGTTTGGTCAGGAGGAATGGGGAGTCTGGACTAGCTATCCCAACTGCAGGAGTGGCCTTGGTGTCAGCTCTGGTGCCTAGTAGCAGCTGCTTGAATGCCCTGAGCAGGCGACAACTCTTCTGGGAGGTGGCTTAACCCACTGGTATCTGTGTATGCGCCTGAGGGTTATGCCACTTTGAAGGGACCCCAGAAACTGCGGCCGATGGCATCTGCGATCCCACATTTGGTGCCTATCTCCCTCTTGACCTTGGTGTTCTCTGTGGGAGTTTGTGCCACAAATGAGCTACCCCAAACCCCCTTTGATTGCTCACAGTCAGGAGACATTGTATTTCTTAATGGGCAGAGGTAGAGGACAGCACCCATGGTGCCTGGCCACATCCCAGCTAAATTCCCCCTGCTgtttcagtgggagctggggaTTCCTTACTGCCCTGAACCACTGTGTGGCATTACTTGGTGCTATGAAACCTTTTCTCTCTTTGCCCTCTGGAAAGAGATGAGGGCTGCTTGCCTGGGattcttgctttgatttttgttctGGTCCCATTTGTTTGTTTAACTCATGCACCATAATTGCCTCTGTTTGAGTTCCTCACTGCAGACAGCTAGCATAACTCCAGGCTcattctctcccctgtcctgggGAAAGTGTCTAATCACTTCTCTTATCATTTCAGTTTTTGCTGTTATGCCCAAGTGCCCATCCAAGGTGGAAGATGGCTCTTGAGAGCAGgtttagttttctgttttacCCCTGCAAAATGCTTGCTCAGGTGTTAGGGTGCAATTCTAGGGCGGCTTAAACTGCTCTAATTTTGCGTTTCCGTTGCCTGGCCACCTCCTGACGTGCTGGCTGTGCTCTCCCGCCTCAGCCTcacatctcctctgccctgtgGGCCTGTCCTGCTTAATTTCACCTGACACAACCAGATTTGTAGCTGGTGTGACTCCCTGGGCTGCTTGCCACCCGGTTGCAGGCACACCAGTGCTAGTGCAAGGCTGAGGGGTAGCGGCATCCAGAAGCGGAAGCTGGAGGGGGCAGGAATGCATCAGCCCGCAATTAGATGGCCTTAAGCAGTCCCACCCTTAAAAACGGATTATTTGCTGTATACTGTGACTTCTTGGTGGCCAGATGGTTCTCGGTGCTGAGGGAGCCATACTGATGGGTGAGCATCGCTGTGGAGAGGAGGACAGGAGTGGAGATAGCAGCTACCCACTGAATTTCCATTTAACGTGAGGTTAATCTAGGTAACACATGTTGCTAAACCAACTAGGTTTTGTTGTACCCTCATCAGGATCTTACTACCTGACTCTGTTTGTGCTGGCAGACAGAAATCCTTATGGTTGCTAATGCTGTAGAACTGGCCTCTGACGTCCCTGCAGCTGCCACCCAGGCCCTAGTTCCATGGCTACCGTCGTGCTGCTGAGCCTTCTCGTGCCCATTGTTCGTGGTTAGAGCACTCAGATGGTGCATGGGCATCCTCTCCTCATCCCTCCGTATCACCCCTCTGCCTTCTTGCTGGGGCTGTAGGCTCACGGCCCCTGGAGGCTGGGGCATGAAACCACGCACACTTGTCTCACCGGGGACTAGACAAAACTTGCAGTAACAAAGCTGCAGGTACGTTCTTGTCACTGCAGAGATGCCAAGGAGTGCTGGCTGCTCAGTCAAGGCAGACTGGCTACTACTACACCAAAGAATTCAGATTCAAGAAGACGAGTTTTTCAAGGGCTGGAGATGCTCTTGCTTtctttcactgactttttttagTCTTTGACAGCCTTCCCCAGCTGCCCTCAAGCTAATGTTTGGCTGCCATTCTCCTGAGTGTGCTGGGGATAACAGAGTTAATGTTGTCCGAGGCCTGGTGGTCTTGGAAGCGTGCTGCTGATGCTAGAGCAGACGTGGCTGTGTCTGCTGATTTAAAACCCCAAGGAGTGTCCAGAGGAAGGTTCCTGCTGGTCCAAACTAAGGCTTTTTGGGAAACTTGGTGTCCTGGggagccagctctgccctgtgtccccccgcTGAGGTTGTCACTGGAGCCTGCTGGATTCTCTCCTGGAGCAGTTATTCCAAGTGGTTTGTTTCTGGTCCCCGTGTCTCTTGGCTGAGCGTGAGAGTGGACGTGTCATCCTTGGTGTGCTCCATCCTGCGCTCCACAAAGCTGCTGCTCATTGGGCTTTTGGAAGCGTTGTGCGTGCGCTCCTTGGCAGGGCTcctgcccagcaccctgtccctctGGGCGCAGGGCAGCTCCTCTGGGAAACTTCCCTGGCCCAGGGTGGCAGTGGGATGGCATGTCCCGTGGTTCTggtgcagggcaggggtggaATTGTGTCTAGTGACCAAAAGCCACCACCACTGTGAAGGGTTGTGGCTGTTGGGAGCATCTCCAGGCCCGATCCCTGGGGCTGCGTGGCTGTCCCAAGGGGTGACACTTCTGCGGGGAGGCCAGGGCTCCatctgcctcccttcccacccccattCCTCCATCCCATCTCCTTCTGTTCTTCCCCCAACACTTCACGCTGAGGGAGGCAGGGTCACGTTCTCGGTGCGCCTGTTTCCCCTTCccctggggaagcagcagggctggggagcgctGCCCTCGCCCCTGAGCTCCGACCTGACTCGCCGCGTGGCTTGGAGCAAgactgttgttttgttgtttggtttttttttttgttattaacctttctgtgcctcagtaCCCCATTCgggataaaaaaaaaggggatggaCCCAGTTCTGGAAAGCAATACGGGAGCTCTGCGTGCAGCGCGGTGCTACGCTTTCCTGGGTATCGCTACATATCTGGCTGTTAACGCTTTCATTCCCATTCAGCAGCCACACCAGGAAGGTGGAAGTGATGCTTGAGTAGGAAGtagagcctttttttctttcaaaaaaaacccaaaacaggcAAGTTGGCAACACTCATTCACCCGACAGCTTCGCCTCTGGACTGCCGCGGTCCTTGGGGccggtgccctgcctccagcccgcTTTTGCAGCGCTGGGTGACCCCCTACCCGCTGTACCTGGCGTGTGGGTAGGGGTTGCTTCGTTAATTAAATGACTTAATTAATTAATCGGTGGTGGGGGAGATTTGCCGTCCGAGGGTGTGGCGCGGGGCTCCGGGCGGATGTGGAACTGATGTCTGCAAATAAATAAAGCCATGCGGTGGAAGGCGGGCAGTGGTCGTCTCTTCCTTCGCAACCCCCGTGCGGGCCGCGGGCAGACGGGACCTCCCGGGCCCGGGCCGCCCCCCCATCCCGCGTTCCCCAGGCGGCTTCGCGAGGCGCTGAGGTTTGGGTCCTTTCGGCCACTGCCGTTTTGGCGGGAAGGCGTTCGCCCCGCCCCTTCTCACCACGGTTGGCTGTTGCCGTGGAGACCGCTGGTACTTAGCAGCCCGGCCCGCCAATTGTGGCGGCGGCGCGACGGGCGCTGGCCAATCAGCGGGAAGGCGGGAGAAGAGGAGAGCGGCGCTGGCGGGCGGGCGGCCATGAAGCGGCGGCGCGGGTCGCCCCCGGAGCCGGGCAGCCTGCGGGCCTGGGCTGCCGAGAGCCGGGCCCTGGTCTACCGCTGGCGGGTGCGACGcgtctcctctccccttccttcccgtTCCCTGAGCCCTGGGGCTGCCTTGCCCGGGGCCGCGCTGCCTCCAGTGCCGGTTGCCATGGGAACACCGCCGGCTGGGGCTAGGCCGCAGCCTGCCCGCTGGCCGTAGGGCGGGCCGGTCCCGTCGCCGGGCCGGCGGGTGAGTGTCTCCCTTGCAGGCAGCGCGGTTCTCGGggcccggcggagcggcggcgcgggAGGTGCGGCAACAGAGAGGGGCCTTCGGGGAGCTGCTCGTGAAGATACGGGGTGAGTGGTGGCCGGGTCGGCTGGGGTCGGCCTGCCCTGTGCCTAGATTTTACCCTCCTTCCTGAAGC is a genomic window containing:
- the PIGO gene encoding GPI ethanolamine phosphate transferase 3 gives rise to the protein MQRWPVLLFLAWVCFLFFAGIGLFMSGFLLTRIELASSSSCSDPLVPPAWERQSLPPGSCWAPQRFSKAVLVIIDALRFEFARFNPAKARPLPYENKLSFLHHLTTSQPRHARLYRFRADPPTATMQRIKGLTTGSLPTFIDVGSNFATYAIQEDNLLAQLVQNGRRVVFMGDDTWEGLFPKKFFRSYFFPSFNVKDLHTVDNGILQHLYPTVDSGDWDMLIAHFLGVDHCGHKHGPDHPEMAKKLTQMNDMLRSLVDHLGNDTLLLVAGDHGMTETGDHGGDSEKEVNAALFVYSKTPLFGTGPPEEPEAVPQVNLVPTVALLLGVPIPYSNIGEVMAELFSGDGDAVSAALQQLSVYHINAKQVDRFLHSYSLVAQDLPAEQLQRLQELFSSAVEEHTQLLSQVQGATLLPPELESRLGSLIGRFQLYLREARAVCTQSWARFHPLRMVGGCILIAASCLLCYVASELAAASDSFYRSCLLYPLLWGLMVAVLLGLARVFTQEGLDLLLVSSWAAAASQLGFFWHWWGRHPKRTRLVGSQPPLASVSLRQRLRAWLGLAFPMSILLFRCGAMFSDSFVVAEARVAPFLLASLVLLLVGKLHWDGRLTVPEGPKQQLLGFSSYRREIWYLLCLVAMLLICVRLSGFFHQCREEIPQCRPSLFLSPLASLRNTRAKNLFYLLCVALLAGLVYAVRSWLRHYGNLNSSDPLVLFVRWGFPLVVLCIACYWAVASSADDSLGKLQELVQVAVVAFPWAVYGLASMGLLLLLCNPMTVFAKDTRESAGSIVTPYLGVPSSEVDFLHVIPQIYKRMQESQKSRLERGSCKATVAAYGLGSVYSAALVIALTLLGFLLMLLHSERLSLAFVLLFLEAFVLLHIHMRARGLAGDAEPFSVPWYAVISWLLAASQFFYSTGHQPIFPAIHWNAAFVGFHLDHSTNLLPAVLVGANTFASHILFAVGCPLLLLWPFVCEMPSSQKRKPKKEPREDLQEVEEHMMEMRLRESPEKFSAALLQLGLKYLFVLGTQLLACVCAAMILRRHLMVWKVFAPKFLFESLGFVVSSICLLLGISLVMRVDCAVSTWFSHLQLRQRGSRGPAERRRGRCGNREGPSGSCS